A DNA window from Streptomyces parvus contains the following coding sequences:
- a CDS encoding lytic polysaccharide monooxygenase, with product MRKKASAAVIGLAIAGVSVLATTSASSHGYTDSPISRQKLCANGTVTGCGNIQWEPQSVEGPKGFPAAGPADGKICSGGNGQFAQLDDPRGGNWPATQVTGGQGYSFRWQFTARHSTSDFRYYITKNGWDSTKPLTRAALESQPFMTVPYGNQQPPATLTHQGTIPTQKTGKHIILAVWNVADTTNAFYACSDVKF from the coding sequence ATGCGGAAAAAGGCAAGCGCGGCCGTGATCGGCCTGGCGATAGCGGGCGTCTCGGTGCTCGCGACCACCAGCGCCAGCAGCCACGGCTACACGGACTCCCCGATCAGCCGTCAGAAGCTCTGTGCCAACGGCACGGTGACCGGCTGCGGCAACATCCAGTGGGAGCCGCAGAGCGTCGAGGGCCCGAAGGGCTTCCCGGCGGCAGGACCGGCGGACGGCAAGATCTGCTCCGGCGGCAACGGGCAGTTCGCCCAGCTCGACGACCCCAGAGGCGGCAACTGGCCCGCCACGCAGGTCACCGGCGGGCAGGGCTACAGCTTCCGCTGGCAGTTCACCGCCCGCCACTCCACCAGCGACTTCCGCTACTACATCACCAAGAACGGCTGGGACTCCACCAAGCCGCTCACCCGGGCCGCGCTCGAATCGCAGCCCTTCATGACCGTGCCCTACGGCAACCAGCAGCCGCCGGCCACCCTGACCCACCAGGGCACGATCCCCACCCAGAAGACCGGCAAGCACATCATCCTCGCCGTGTGGAACGTCGCGGACACCACCAACGCGTTCTACGCCTGCTCCGACGTCAAGTTCTGA
- a CDS encoding peptidoglycan-binding protein has protein sequence MSVPVFEEYEPAIDCGCAGCAVRRRSAAQALPVRRGGHPAAHGARRALVLATAAGVVLSCGAAGAAAAAGHAPRAPGVDDGADPEPGTPQGEKGPLRGTGASGPPSAGAAAPKTTRAAILDRARRWVNAKVPYSMEKYWSDGYRQDCSGYVSMAWNLGTNEWTGSLAAYGTRIARGDLQPGDILLFHNPADPAKGSHVTIFGGWTSSARTHYVAYEQARPHTRKQSTPLAYWNNSDRYVAYRYKGVTGGSPGSGSSTAFPGAKQFGPGADNDYVTQLGRMLVQRGGKRFYAVGPGPVWGTADRRATQAFQQAQGWKGKEADGLPGPHTWRLLTSGGGRDIPAAGTGGSPHTAVAFPGRGYFKPGQSNSHVDRLGRQLVKKGYGKHYVSGPNPLWTEADRRNVEAFQRAQGWRGGAADGYPGPETWRRLFA, from the coding sequence ATGTCTGTTCCGGTCTTCGAGGAGTACGAACCCGCCATCGACTGCGGATGCGCGGGGTGTGCGGTGCGGAGGCGCTCCGCCGCGCAGGCCCTGCCGGTGCGGCGCGGCGGTCACCCCGCCGCACACGGTGCGCGCCGCGCCCTGGTGCTGGCCACGGCCGCCGGGGTGGTCCTCTCCTGCGGGGCCGCGGGAGCGGCAGCCGCCGCGGGCCACGCCCCCCGGGCCCCGGGCGTCGACGACGGAGCCGATCCGGAGCCGGGTACCCCGCAGGGGGAGAAGGGGCCGCTGCGCGGGACGGGTGCCTCGGGCCCGCCGTCGGCCGGAGCGGCGGCGCCGAAGACGACCCGGGCCGCCATCCTCGACCGGGCGCGGAGGTGGGTGAACGCGAAGGTCCCGTACAGCATGGAGAAGTACTGGTCCGACGGGTACCGCCAGGACTGCTCCGGCTATGTGTCGATGGCCTGGAACCTCGGCACCAACGAATGGACCGGCAGCCTCGCCGCGTACGGCACCCGGATCGCCCGCGGCGACCTCCAGCCCGGCGACATCCTCCTCTTCCACAACCCGGCCGACCCGGCCAAGGGCTCGCACGTCACGATCTTCGGCGGCTGGACGTCCAGCGCGCGCACCCACTACGTCGCCTACGAGCAGGCGCGCCCGCACACCCGGAAGCAGTCGACGCCCCTGGCGTACTGGAACAACTCCGACCGTTACGTGGCGTACCGCTACAAGGGGGTCACGGGCGGATCGCCCGGCTCCGGGTCCTCCACCGCCTTCCCCGGGGCCAAGCAGTTCGGCCCCGGCGCCGACAACGACTACGTCACCCAGCTCGGCCGGATGCTGGTGCAGCGGGGCGGCAAGCGGTTCTACGCGGTCGGCCCCGGGCCCGTGTGGGGAACGGCGGACCGGCGTGCGACCCAGGCGTTCCAGCAGGCCCAGGGCTGGAAGGGCAAGGAGGCCGACGGCCTCCCCGGTCCGCACACCTGGCGCCTGCTGACCTCCGGCGGCGGCCGCGACATTCCGGCCGCAGGCACGGGCGGCAGCCCGCATACGGCCGTCGCGTTCCCCGGGCGCGGCTATTTCAAGCCGGGTCAGTCCAACAGCCATGTCGACCGGCTCGGCAGACAGTTGGTGAAGAAGGGATACGGCAAGCACTACGTGTCGGGCCCCAACCCGCTCTGGACCGAGGCCGACCGCCGCAACGTCGAGGCGTTCCAGCGGGCCCAGGGCTGGCGCGGCGGCGCGGCCGACGGTTATCCGGGGCCGGAGACCTGGCGCCGGCTCTTCGCGTGA
- a CDS encoding glycosyltransferase, with product MTSTPPGDRQENDASRTTQLRILPRAGAARRRAKKELPRYDYEHYSRLAGPLTQPPAGKPYTVQYRSLISQEPHRVRAALLLGAAPLVSLGLFAWLMQPSHWTDRDPNLDNDLLLVLDVIMLVSIGLIELFRTMNVLSNAHATLVARDPVPVVPESGTRVAFLTSFVPGKEPLEMVTKTLEAAVRIRHRGLMHVWLLDEGDDPAVKEVCARLGVHHFSRKGVAHWNQAKGPHRAKTKHGNYNAWLDAHGGDYDFFASVDTDHIPMANYLERMLGYFRDPDVGFVIGPQVYGNYDTFVTKAAESQQFLFHALIQRAGNRYGAPMFVGTSNAVRISALKQIGGLYDSITEDMATGFEIHRHRNPATGRKWRSVYTPDVLAVGEGPTAWTDFFTQQLRWSRGTYETIIGQFWKGFGTMPPGKLFNYTMMIIFYPMSALNWILAALSCALFLGMGASGVQIDPTIWMMLYGNASALQIGLYIWNRRHNVSPHEPEGSGGLAGMVMSALSAPIYARSLMDAVLRRKSSFVVTPKGDSSSPDTLFGTFRIHLFFIVVFGASMISSFFLGHSHPAMVTWATLALLITAAPIIGWRYTIRAEKKKRRAGGGSHRSGGPAPEPRPQPLPGAPGNDQTMQIAQIALGGRKK from the coding sequence ATGACGTCGACGCCGCCAGGCGACCGGCAGGAGAACGACGCTTCCCGGACGACGCAGCTCCGGATACTGCCGCGGGCAGGCGCGGCACGGCGGCGTGCCAAGAAAGAGCTGCCCCGCTACGACTACGAGCACTACAGCCGGCTCGCCGGACCGCTGACCCAGCCCCCCGCGGGCAAGCCGTACACGGTCCAGTACCGCTCGCTCATATCGCAGGAGCCGCACCGTGTGCGCGCGGCGCTCCTGCTCGGCGCGGCTCCCCTCGTCTCGCTCGGTCTCTTCGCCTGGCTGATGCAGCCGAGCCACTGGACCGACCGCGATCCGAACCTCGACAACGACCTCCTGCTCGTTCTCGACGTGATCATGCTCGTCTCGATCGGCCTGATCGAGCTGTTCCGCACGATGAACGTCCTCTCCAACGCACACGCCACCCTCGTCGCCCGCGACCCGGTCCCCGTGGTCCCGGAGAGCGGCACCCGGGTCGCCTTCCTCACCTCCTTCGTCCCCGGCAAGGAACCGCTGGAGATGGTGACGAAGACCCTGGAGGCGGCCGTCAGGATCCGCCACCGCGGTCTGATGCACGTCTGGCTGCTGGACGAGGGCGACGATCCGGCGGTCAAGGAGGTCTGCGCCCGGCTCGGCGTGCACCACTTCTCCCGCAAGGGCGTCGCCCACTGGAACCAGGCCAAGGGCCCGCACCGCGCCAAGACCAAGCACGGCAACTACAACGCCTGGCTGGACGCGCACGGCGGCGACTACGACTTCTTCGCCTCGGTCGACACTGACCACATCCCGATGGCGAACTACCTGGAGCGAATGCTCGGCTACTTCCGCGACCCGGACGTCGGCTTCGTCATCGGCCCGCAGGTCTACGGCAACTACGACACCTTCGTCACCAAGGCCGCCGAGTCGCAGCAGTTCCTCTTCCACGCGCTCATCCAGCGCGCGGGCAACCGCTACGGCGCCCCCATGTTCGTCGGCACCAGCAACGCGGTCCGCATCTCGGCGCTGAAGCAGATCGGCGGTCTGTACGACTCGATCACCGAGGACATGGCCACCGGCTTCGAGATCCACCGCCACCGCAACCCCGCGACGGGCAGGAAGTGGCGCTCGGTGTACACCCCGGACGTCCTGGCCGTCGGCGAGGGCCCGACCGCGTGGACGGACTTCTTCACCCAGCAGCTGCGTTGGTCGAGGGGGACGTACGAGACGATCATCGGGCAGTTCTGGAAGGGCTTCGGGACCATGCCTCCCGGCAAGCTCTTCAACTACACGATGATGATCATCTTCTATCCGATGTCGGCGCTGAACTGGATCCTCGCGGCGCTCAGCTGCGCGCTCTTCCTCGGCATGGGCGCCTCCGGTGTCCAGATCGACCCGACGATCTGGATGATGCTGTACGGCAACGCCTCCGCGCTCCAGATCGGCCTGTACATCTGGAACCGCCGCCACAACGTCTCGCCGCACGAGCCCGAGGGCTCCGGCGGCCTGGCCGGCATGGTGATGTCCGCGCTCTCCGCGCCGATCTACGCCCGCTCGCTGATGGACGCGGTGCTGCGCCGCAAGAGCTCGTTCGTGGTGACCCCCAAGGGCGACTCGTCCAGCCCGGACACCCTCTTCGGCACCTTCCGCATCCACCTCTTCTTCATCGTCGTCTTCGGCGCCTCGATGATCTCCTCCTTCTTCCTCGGCCACAGCCACCCCGCGATGGTCACCTGGGCCACGCTGGCGCTGCTGATCACCGCGGCGCCGATCATCGGCTGGCGGTACACGATCCGCGCCGAGAAGAAGAAACGCCGGGCGGGCGGAGGATCGCACCGCAGCGGCGGGCCGGCCCCCGAGCCGAGGCCCCAGCCCCTGCCCGGTGCGCCGGGCAACGACCAGACCATGCAGATCGCTCAGATCGCCCTTGGGGGACGTAAGAAATGA